A DNA window from Ornithinimicrobium humiphilum contains the following coding sequences:
- a CDS encoding alpha/beta fold hydrolase — translation MAFPTPDQTVPAGGSTRPYLVLVPGFWLGAWAWDDVLPLLRDRGVDAVALTLPGLEPDHPDRGSVTLEDHVRAIEEALAAAPEGARVVLVAHSGAAVPATAALDRHVDEIDRVVWVDTAPARDGFAMNPDLDGDGYPLSAQWDEEMEGGSMRGLTEEQLRTFQERAVPQPGAALRDAVRLTDDRRHDVPATLVATAFSAEDYRSYAEQGAGFLAALPDYRRLEMVDLPTGHWPMWSEPERLAQLLADVARG, via the coding sequence ATGGCGTTTCCGACACCTGACCAGACCGTTCCCGCCGGCGGCTCGACCCGCCCCTACCTCGTGCTCGTGCCCGGATTCTGGCTCGGAGCCTGGGCCTGGGACGACGTGCTCCCGCTCCTGCGCGACCGCGGCGTGGACGCGGTGGCTCTCACGCTGCCCGGGCTCGAGCCCGACCACCCCGACCGCGGCTCCGTGACCCTCGAGGACCACGTGCGCGCGATCGAGGAGGCGCTCGCCGCGGCGCCGGAGGGGGCACGGGTCGTCCTCGTCGCCCACAGCGGCGCGGCGGTGCCGGCCACGGCGGCCCTCGACCGGCACGTCGACGAGATCGACCGCGTCGTGTGGGTCGACACCGCCCCGGCCCGCGACGGCTTCGCGATGAACCCCGACCTCGACGGGGACGGCTACCCGTTGTCGGCGCAGTGGGACGAGGAGATGGAGGGCGGCTCCATGCGGGGCCTGACCGAGGAGCAGCTCCGCACCTTCCAGGAGCGGGCGGTGCCCCAGCCGGGCGCGGCGCTGCGCGACGCCGTGCGGCTCACGGACGACCGCCGCCACGACGTGCCCGCCACGCTCGTGGCGACCGCCTTCTCGGCGGAGGACTACCGCTCCTACGCCGAGCAGGGCGCCGGCTTCCTCGCGGCGCTGCCCGACTACCGACGGCTGGAGATGGTCGACCTGCCGACCGGCCACTGGCCGATGTGGAGCGAGCCCGAGCGCCTCGCGCAGCTCCTCGCCGACGTGGCGCGGGGCTGA
- a CDS encoding helix-turn-helix transcriptional regulator, with protein sequence MSDPTARVLQLLGLLQSRAMWTGEELAERLGVTTRSVRRDVDRLRRLGYPVRASTGLGGGYQLGAGGKLPPLLLDPDEAVAVTVSLRVAAGGSVTGVEESALRALAKLDQVLPSSLRGEVEAISEAVVAVEGVSVPVPAALLSTVARACRDRVLLDFTYRDRSGEESSRRVEPYRVVTMGRRWYFLAHDSGKDDWRSFRLDRVDPATVHATTFRFTPRPAPDPVEYVRQSVLRSPYRYVARLRLHAPLDDIAARVPQNAGALTDLGDGTCELETGAETLDYLAIETLWLGVPFEVLDPPELKEKVRELGARLAAAAG encoded by the coding sequence ATGAGCGACCCGACCGCCCGCGTGCTCCAGCTGCTCGGGCTCCTGCAGAGCCGGGCCATGTGGACCGGCGAGGAGCTCGCCGAGCGGCTGGGCGTCACCACGCGCAGCGTGCGCCGCGACGTCGACCGGCTGCGGCGCCTGGGCTATCCGGTGCGGGCGAGCACCGGGCTGGGCGGCGGCTACCAGCTCGGCGCCGGCGGCAAGCTTCCTCCCCTGCTGCTCGACCCGGACGAGGCGGTCGCGGTCACCGTGAGCCTGCGGGTGGCCGCGGGCGGCTCGGTCACGGGCGTCGAGGAGTCGGCCCTGCGCGCGCTCGCCAAGCTCGACCAGGTCCTGCCCTCGTCGCTGCGCGGGGAGGTGGAGGCCATCAGTGAGGCGGTCGTCGCGGTCGAGGGGGTCTCGGTGCCGGTCCCGGCGGCGCTGCTCAGCACGGTGGCGCGCGCCTGCCGCGACCGCGTGCTGCTCGACTTCACCTATCGCGACCGCTCCGGCGAGGAGTCGAGCCGTCGGGTCGAGCCCTACCGGGTCGTGACGATGGGCCGCCGGTGGTACTTCCTCGCCCACGACAGCGGCAAGGACGACTGGCGCTCGTTCCGGCTCGACCGGGTGGACCCCGCGACCGTGCACGCGACCACCTTCCGCTTCACGCCCCGCCCGGCGCCGGACCCCGTGGAGTACGTACGGCAGTCGGTGCTCCGCTCCCCCTACCGGTATGTCGCGCGCCTGCGGCTCCACGCCCCGCTCGACGACATCGCGGCCCGGGTGCCCCAGAACGCCGGCGCGCTCACGGACCTCGGCGACGGCACCTGCGAGCTCGAGACGGGGGCCGAGACCCTCGACTACCTGGCGATCGAGACGCTCTGGCTCGGGGTGCCCTTCGAGGTGCTGGACCCGCCCGAGCTGAAGGAGAAGGTGCGCGAGCTGGGCGCCCGGCTGGCGGCCGCGGCGGGCTGA
- a CDS encoding acyl-CoA dehydrogenase: protein MTASSPTRTPAVDTDVTLPAGATDQATEVSTEERITELGEALRRATGGRYGPARDLARASVPADLMVRDPGLTLPEAREWTRQALRRLVGLGMAGSGFPVAQGGLDDLGRSCVDFEMTAHGDLSLTVKSGVHFGLYGGAVTSLGTAWHHETFIPPAISLEQVGCYAMTEFGHGSDVASLETTLTYDEETDEIVVHSPTPSSVKSYIGAAAEDASIAAVYGQLVVGGTSHGVHVVLVPLRDEAGEPLPGITLGDNGHKGGLLGVDNGTIRFDQVRVPRRMLLNRYGGIDDTGVYVSDIEGDSKRFFTMLGTLVRGRICVAEGAAVSARKALSIATRYALRRRQFGAPDREGEVVLLDYLAHQRKLLPAIATSYAYMFALNECVERLQELHEMPEKDLVAQRELETRAAGLKAVITRFANDTNQVCREACGGAGYLSENGLTTLRADADVFATFEGDNTVLLQLVAKGLLTGYKEMWGDLDVRGMVQFAARSIGGQFVEATSVRPLVDRLVAAAARRSEDETLLERGWHLSMFADRERHVLETLATRLRKSSGDAFETFNNAQDHVLLAARTHMDRVVLEAFAAGIDALEEGTVRDVLERLCTLYALSSIEADSGWFLSHNRMSPARAKAVTAQINKLCGELRPVALELVEGMGVPEAWLGSAMLTDPERWTPGA from the coding sequence GACCGCTTCGAGCCCCACCCGCACGCCCGCCGTCGACACCGACGTGACCCTGCCCGCCGGGGCCACCGACCAGGCCACGGAGGTCTCGACCGAGGAGCGGATCACCGAGCTCGGCGAGGCCCTGCGGCGCGCCACCGGCGGCCGCTACGGCCCGGCCCGCGACCTGGCCCGCGCCAGCGTCCCCGCCGACCTCATGGTCCGCGACCCCGGCCTGACCCTGCCCGAGGCCCGCGAGTGGACCCGCCAGGCGCTGCGCCGTCTCGTCGGCCTCGGCATGGCGGGCAGCGGCTTTCCCGTCGCCCAGGGGGGCCTGGACGACCTGGGCCGCTCGTGCGTCGACTTCGAGATGACGGCCCACGGCGACCTTTCGCTCACCGTGAAGTCCGGCGTCCACTTCGGCCTCTACGGCGGCGCCGTCACCAGCCTCGGCACGGCCTGGCACCACGAGACCTTCATCCCCCCGGCGATCTCGCTGGAGCAGGTCGGCTGCTACGCCATGACCGAGTTCGGCCACGGCTCCGACGTCGCCTCGCTCGAGACCACCCTCACCTACGACGAGGAGACCGACGAGATCGTCGTGCACTCCCCCACCCCGTCGTCGGTGAAGAGCTACATCGGCGCCGCCGCCGAGGACGCCTCGATCGCCGCGGTCTACGGCCAGCTGGTCGTGGGCGGGACCTCCCACGGCGTCCACGTCGTGCTCGTGCCCCTCCGCGACGAGGCCGGCGAGCCCCTGCCCGGCATCACGCTCGGCGACAACGGTCACAAGGGCGGGCTCCTCGGCGTCGACAACGGCACGATCCGCTTCGACCAGGTGCGCGTGCCGCGCCGGATGCTGCTGAACCGCTACGGCGGCATCGACGACACCGGGGTCTACGTCTCCGACATCGAGGGCGACAGCAAACGCTTCTTCACGATGCTGGGCACCCTCGTGCGCGGGCGCATCTGCGTCGCCGAGGGCGCCGCCGTCTCGGCGCGCAAGGCGCTGTCGATCGCCACCCGCTACGCCCTGCGCCGACGCCAGTTCGGCGCTCCCGACCGCGAGGGCGAGGTCGTGCTCCTCGACTACCTGGCCCACCAGCGCAAGCTGCTGCCGGCCATCGCGACCTCCTACGCCTACATGTTCGCCCTCAACGAGTGCGTCGAGCGGCTGCAGGAGCTGCACGAGATGCCCGAGAAGGACCTGGTCGCCCAGCGCGAGCTGGAGACCCGGGCCGCGGGCCTCAAGGCCGTCATCACCCGCTTCGCCAACGACACCAACCAGGTATGCCGTGAGGCGTGCGGCGGGGCGGGCTACCTCTCCGAGAACGGCCTGACCACCCTGCGGGCCGACGCCGACGTCTTCGCCACCTTCGAGGGCGACAACACCGTGCTGCTCCAGCTCGTCGCCAAGGGGCTGCTCACCGGCTACAAGGAGATGTGGGGCGACCTCGACGTCAGGGGCATGGTGCAGTTCGCCGCCCGCTCCATCGGCGGGCAGTTCGTCGAGGCGACGTCCGTGCGCCCGCTCGTCGACCGGCTCGTGGCCGCGGCCGCCCGCCGCTCCGAGGACGAGACGCTGCTCGAGCGCGGCTGGCACCTGTCGATGTTCGCCGACCGCGAGCGCCACGTGCTCGAGACCCTCGCCACCCGTCTGCGCAAGTCCTCCGGCGACGCCTTCGAGACCTTCAACAACGCCCAGGACCACGTGCTGCTGGCGGCCCGGACCCACATGGACCGGGTCGTGCTGGAGGCCTTCGCCGCCGGGATCGACGCGCTCGAGGAGGGCACCGTCCGCGACGTGCTGGAGCGGCTGTGCACCCTCTACGCGCTGAGCTCGATCGAGGCCGACTCCGGCTGGTTCCTCAGCCACAACCGGATGTCGCCGGCGCGGGCCAAGGCGGTCACCGCCCAGATCAACAAGCTGTGCGGCGAGCTGCGGCCGGTCGCCCTCGAGCTGGTCGAGGGCATGGGCGTGCCGGAGGCCTGGCTGGGCTCGGCGATGCTCACCGACCCGGAGCGCTGGACCCCGGGCGCCTGA